The DNA segment TCCTATATAGCTTTATATTAGGATATACTTTATTATAGGAAATTTGTTTTCAGAGATAAGTGCCTTCGGTCTGCAGAGGCAAACACATATTTGAAAGGATAAAATAGTTATGTGAGTACTCAATCTCGAACCCATATTTGATcgagttaaaatataaatatatgtgtttATATAATCATAAGTGAAGTAAAAGGTTGATGTTGATAAAAGTTTTCCCTTCCTCGCTTAGACTTGACATTCTGTGTCCAACTTGTTgtgtcatttaaaaaacaaaattcagagacgtattataattctggtaccttcgATAACTATTTGTCATCAAAATGCAGACCATCCAACAATACGAATAGTTAAACTGTCTGATTTATTCTTCCTAGCTACTTTATTATTGCTAGATAAACTAGATAGTAATAGCAAACTATTTAAAAGACTAGAAATCAGATACAACATCTAAAAATGTTGACAACAATCTCTTGACGTGCGAACAGACAATTTCTCCGAAGTTCAGAAAATAAACATGGTATTttctaatgtttatttttttttaaatcattcaatGAAAGTGTTATTTACTGGATTTTTCTGAATTAGCCCTGttaaagattttcaaattacaATCAGATGTATTGGGCCTCCACTGATcctcagttttttttaaaatatgattaactatagcatgtatattttctgtagccattttgtcAGTTTATCAACTGCTGTTTTAGTTACTAATCGCTTTTATTTTCGTTTCAGAGCAAACATGTGGGTTTTGCCATTTGTGTTAACGAATGCCGTAATGGCTATGACGTCATTTATTGCTGCATGCATGATATCAGTTggatttaaaaagttttgtaatGGACTGTTGGAAAATCATGCATTTTATACACAGTAAGAATAGTGGTCTATTGTTATTGTCGatttcttttaatgttttgcCTTTTTGTTGCATTGTAAAGGAAATCTACTCTGTAATCGCGTGGTAGCTTGTTCGCCTCGAGTGTAGAAGGTCGAAGGTTGAACCTCGGCcgtgcaaaacaaaaataataaacgtAAAATTGGTATTTCTTGCTGATTCACTATAGTAAGCGAcattaatgtataaaaaaaagactggACGGTTTACAGTCGGAATAATGTGTCCTGGTAGATTTACATGTCTTACTACAGACTTTTGTGAACCAGCGCGTTGGAAATCCGTCTCAGCATGCAGGCCTAGTACACTGCAAGGTTCATAATCGTACCGCTCTTACATATTCTTGTCATGTTTACGAATTTAATGTGTCACTGGACATTAACAACCATCAATTCATTGTGAATGATGGTAAATAAAAGCTATCTCATGTATAAAAGAACGAATCTACATATACttgataatattcaagatatttgaTCATTGATTCCTAATAACTTTTCTcttcctttgtttttttttataaacaaaaaattgaatcgttataataaaaaatatcccGCGGCTTCTCCACAAAcgtacacaaaacaaaatgttggCGATACCGAATGATAACCGTTGTCATTTGTAACGTTAAAAATAAGCTAACAGAAACTGAAGAAGACCAGAGGCGGAAACGTCTTAGAATAGACATTAATATATTTAAGGAATAGCAATCTGAAAGCACATCTACACACATTTCCCCTATTGTTCTTATTTACTAGTATTTGCCTTGTACCTAATTTCAAAGagtacattttaaaacatttgttttgttagCTAAGTAACGGAAtcacttttatttcatttgagtaaatacaataaataacgTTCAAATGCTATACATTTTTAGTTGTGCCGATGCAGAAGGGAGTGACTGGCATAATGTGCAGACTGGTAAACATTTCCATCCGGGACATTACTATCGTATGATGAATATTTCACAAGTAAGTTAAATATCCCAAAATTCCTCTAAATAACATTGAAGATTATGATACTAAAAAGTAATTGGAATTCTTAGAAAAATCGAAAAAGCGGAGAGCAACTTAAATCAGCAGTTGCATGGCAATTTTGTTGCAAGTCCACCCTGCTGCTTTCGTTTGACTCTTTTGTAGTATAGAAATAAGGAggtgtgattttattttcaaggtGACAACGATCACCCACAAAAGCAGTAGGATGTAATCACAGGTCGATGGCACCAGGAATTATTAATATGATAAGCTATGAACATGTAGGATATACTATTATGTGGAACGATTCCATGACATGATTTAGGCAAATAACATTAAACGAAAAACGAGTTTGTCAGATAACAACGAACAAAGGCCAGTAAAATCACCGAAGTCGTAGTTGATTGAAAGTCATTTAACTAATAGATTACCTTTTCCAGTATAATATGCCGCTCTTTGACGCAGTAAGAGTAAAGACATCATAAATAGGCTTTATGTAATTCAAAAACATTCCATTGACTGTTGTTTACCTTTACGTCTTCATTCTCTTTTGCGCATgttattttctgtcttttatctTAACCTTTTAAGCATGATCCAGAGGTGGATTAAGAGGTGGACCAGCTCCCCCTTTGTAtgaaataaaggaaacagtagtataccgctgttcaaaactcataaatccatggacaaaaacaaaatgaaaacgtGCTTTATTACATATGGAATCAccgaagcatgactggagcagaCCCTTCTTTTGCAGTCAGATCCCCCTTCCCCCCTTCAATGAacatttctggatctgccactgtgATCTTACTTTATTGTAGGTCACCATTTAGTCTACTTTTCGCTTCGATTTATCTTATAAACCCGGAGCGTATTATATTTGGTGATACTGATATTGAAATACTTGAAATACGAAGACTTTTCAACCTCAGGAATGAATTACCCTAGcaggcaaaacttttaggaatttttgaccctcattgctcttcaatttcgtactttatttggcctttttaacatttttgatttgagcgtcactgatgagtcttttgtagacgaaacgcgcatctggtaCAAATATGAAATCAATCCTTGGATCTATGATGagtgaattgataattttaaagaacTGAAATTATTCAACCGCCATCAAGATGACAGAAAAACATGGACCCAAAAAGTATATAACATTCATTTTACCTACTTAtctaaaaagattaaaattaacGACACATGTAACTAACACCAGCTGAGTAATTATCTGAAATGTGGATGATGGCACGATTTCATTGCTTAATAAGACACGTTTGTTAAAAAAgaactcatcagagataccaggattaaaagtTACtagtatttacgccagacgtgcgttttgtctacaaaagactcatcagtgacgctcaaataaaaaattgttaaaaaggcaaaataaagttcGAAATTGAAGAGCAATGGGGACCAAAAACTACTTAATGTTTTGCCAattacagctaaggtaatcttttccttaggaagaaaagccttagtatattgttttttttttaaaataaatttttagcattcaatgatatttgatataCTTTTTGTCACTTTGTAGATTGCATGTTGGATAGCATTTTTGCTATGGGTAGCGCAATTAGCCCTAGGATTTCtgagatttttcaaaaatagaaaattacaaCCCCAGGGAACTCAATCAGCACCACCAGCTATATCTTCCATCTCATAATCACCAACAGTGAATTGCCGGTAATGGAATCTACCTCTACTACGATGACGACTTTATggatattaataattttatctGACTGTATATGCATAGTTTATGAATCATTCAcgtgcaagtgaataattcgacctaaCATAATCCGTATTCttgtaaatttcaatttaacccctaaGCTGGAGATGGGTAACGCATGTATTCAGTTTAAACagtattttattcaaatgaattgAATTGGATTGTGCAACAGGCAAAGCCTATGTAAGCCCTCTCCATGAGATGACTATTTAACTATCAAAAGGAATAGAATGTAAACATTGGAAGTGAAACAAGAATGAACCACTTAACTTGACAGAAAATAATTCGTATACAGATGAAAAAGATGATAAACAAACCTTTTAaccttcaatattttttttatcctccAATAATGGTAAAatccatttattttataattttatgattCATTACAAGTTCTTGAATGTAAGTATGCAATACACAATTCAAAGatcatttctttatacattGATTATTGGTTCGATGATTATAGTATCTTTCATTTGTAATTGTTCACACAAGGGTAAAAAGCTAAAATTAAcatgttgtatttttaaatgtaaacctTATTGTGTGTGTCGTTTAATTAGTTCCTGCTTATAATGGCTGTTGTTGATTTACAGTTGCTCGTACAAACtgtactttatttttgtatttttatatgtgGATTTGCTATATCTATTCCTGTCGGCGTTACCACGGTAGGTATTTGCTTAATATGAAGTTATGTATAATTTCATGTTATAATCAATACTATCATATCCATATCTGTTCATATTTCCCCCTTACAATTTTTtggttgtttatttataaatacatactGAAATGCAATTCAACAAACagtatttattttgttcattatttaatGTTTAGTGCTTTTGTCTTTATCACTCTATGTTATGTGTACATTTGATCATACTATGATTTCAGTTGGTCGGTCTTGCATTGTCCTCTGATTTAATTCTGTATCCTGTACTCTGTTTAAAAGGGAGCCGAATGATATCAAAGACacattcaaaaatgaaaatgacaaacacacatacatcaaaacataaaaagcaACACACAATACTAAAGACTGATCAACGCGAAATCCGCTACGAACTTATATACATGGAacacttttaaatgtttttgtaaatatcatTCGGGTCAATACGatgttgtattaaaatataaataatatattttttgatatgtTCACCACCTAACAATTTATTGGGGTCAACACATCGAAAAGTGTACTTCAATGATTAAGGGACGACattaaaagttcaatgtaggataaaaaaaacttaattcacatagttttttcacagACCCTCACAcacccctcttaacttaatttgggaaaaataaaaaaaatagggatatatgtaaaaatcgattttagatatacaaaactTGCAGAATTTTACCCCCCCCACCccaaaactatttgatttaagttttttttttatcctacatcgatcttttgatgtcgtccctaaaaATCAAACCTTTACATCATGTACTTTCCTAAGCTATATCTAAGTGCTTTGTTGTCATATTGCTCTTGAATTGTTTCGGTTCTTATATACTTCATGtagctttcaaatattcggctttgatCGTCCctgatgaaattaaataaagaaaaacgcTTTGAACGCATGTAATTTATAACGTGTTACTTCCATTCTCTCCTTCATTCACCAGCCATGAAGTATCTATACTTGGAAAAATGCTATTCAGAGTTGAATTCTTCATTTTTCGATTTTggttttcattgtaaaaaataaatgacaaaaataccgacctacgaggaaaattcaaaacggtaagtctctaatcaaatgacTTAATCAATAGCTCAaagacatcaaatgaatggaaaacaactgtcacattcctgacttaaTACCGGCATTTATTTATGTAGAATTTATAGCGTTATACTGCATAAACTCgtaatagataccaggattgaaattttgtacgCTAAACTTGCGTATCGTCTATGTTATTGGGCAATCGAAAAATTTTGAATGCAATTTTGTCtgcggtgggcatgtgttacctttccacgtcagttttaatctagcggcgtactacagtacatgatatataaggcatgaagatgttattgttacagatcagctaaattatctattgtaaaggatcctacaaattaatgtaatatacagtcacagaaaataattatattcataagtacgtctgagtcagtgacaactctacaacagatgtatccatcggatcgccttTATATATAGATAGCTGGACACGGATGGACATCATGTTACTTTAAGATATGTGATTGAGTATTTACCGATCCATCTATCAAATAGATATCGCACCGGCACTATTCAATTTATCTAaagagtttagtatttttttcgTTTAGATATTTAATTGGAATCTCGGTATAAACAGAACGACTGAACATGCTTTGTTTTTTATGACATAGAACAATACAATCGATTAAGAGAACGTAATTCAAATTCTCggtaaaaaatacaattacttGAATTGTCTATAGTatgatataaaacattattCATGACACTAAGCCGGGAGGGGGTTAGGTGAGGGTTTAGGGGATGAGGGAAGGGGGTAAAATCCACGAGAATCGATGAAATTATACGAGCGACTATTCCATTGATATTCAATTCAAACGAAACAAGTAAACCTCAAAATACTTCAATATAATGTTTCTATTttctgctccaacaaagttatgaggaggacgaAATGGTTGACccatacgatgtgtctttgATCAAACTAACTTAGTGTTGTTATCGATTTGGCTAACGCGGCtgtgaatttttatttactGGTTAAGGTTATTTATCTATCCTTATTTTGTAGTTAGTCACcggttttatcatttatatctattatatagtgattttatataaaaaaaatactgtttgcaaaagtatgaactATTCTAAAtgataaggatgttcttatcccagacagACAACCTTTATAGACAACCctaaccgtatttggcacaactttttggaacttttggttctcaatgctcttcatctttgtcCTTTTtaggctttcaaacttttttcatcAGAGCATCACTGGTTAGTCTTGGGTGGACGAAACGCTTAAATCTTAAACCTGGCACCTTTTgctagctattattcgtgtgtttctctgtcctatatgttctcctatttatttgtattgtagtcctatCATGTAacgttgtcattttaatgttatatttaaaattgccataaaagtgagaggtttggcatgccacaacaccaggttcaatccaccttttttgtttgattaaaatgtcatataccaagtcaggataaAGTGGCCATacttgttatattatagttcgtttctgtgagAGAAGAACAATAgggtttatatttttgaatacaCGGAGCGAAgaaaatttttttgttatttttccaaatttcctATTTGGTGATAGTTTCCACATTCACAGCCGTAATTGTGTCATGATACAAACTAAACCGACCGGATGTCCCCGTGGAATGTAAAGATGACTCCATTTTTAGTTTTGTTGCATTCTCAATGAAAAAATTTCCTTTTAGAATACTTTTGATGGAATGTGCATACTATATGCAGGCTTTGAAAAAGAGGATGGTAGCTCTAAATTTATCATGACGTCTAGCAGCAAGGTGAATTGTAATTTCCCCGTCTACATGAGTGTGTTTGCATGCATATTTTATGGACTGGCACTCGGTATTTATTATGCATATGCAGTTCGAAAATCTACAGCAAAACAAACTATTGGGTATGTACTGACCATGCTGACTGTATAAGTTATTCAGACGTGcctaaatattatataaaaaattgtcttaatttatatgttaaattttacaattatcagAGCAAATGTATGGAAATATAGAAATCGTGATGACtttcttcaacaatgagtaaactCAAACTGTA comes from the Mytilus trossulus isolate FHL-02 chromosome 3, PNRI_Mtr1.1.1.hap1, whole genome shotgun sequence genome and includes:
- the LOC134710952 gene encoding transmembrane protein 179-like, with the translated sequence MEPIDQHLLAQTVLYFLLFACGFIISIPLGVSQIQFDNSCLLYARFKDGILQKVSSSNNCNFPLYMSVVGCILYGLAIGSYYVYSLLPSRRSQTTGANMWVLPFVLTNAVMAMTSFIAACMISVGFKKFCNGLLENHAFYTHCADAEGSDWHNVQTGKHFHPGHYYRMMNISQIACWIAFLLWVAQLALGFLRFFKNRKLQPQGTQSAPPAISSIS